Proteins from a single region of Artemia franciscana chromosome 2, ASM3288406v1, whole genome shotgun sequence:
- the LOC136039548 gene encoding lambda-crystallin homolog — protein sequence MEEEKVAIIGSGLIGRSWAMLFASAGMRVRLFDTQKTQVDSALQDIQEQLENLQQIGMLRGALAAQEQLALISGGDTVENCIKGAIHVQECIPENLELKKVVWSAIDSFVSIAKPNVTLASSTSCIVPSKFSEELQNRSRVFVAHPVNPPYYVPLVELVPAPWTDPDVMVRARALMERIGQSPVTLTKEMPGFALNRIQYAILNECWNLVNDGVLTVAEVDTVMTDGLGPRYAFMGPLETAHLNAEGMLNYCERYSKTIHDVSKTFSPVPEMSGPSAEAVHKQLSEKVPLEKLAERRQWRDKMLTALAKLKMQMRKKE from the exons ATGGAGGAAGAAAAAGTTGCAATAATTGGGAG TGGTTTGATTGGGAGAAGCTGGGCAATGCTGTTTGCAAGTGCAGGAATGAGAGTTAGATTATttgacacacaaaaaacacag gtggaCTCTGCTCTGCAAGATATCCAGGAACAGCTTGAAAACCTTCAACAGATCGGAATGTTGAGAGGTGCACTGGCTGCACAAGAACAGCTAGCTCTTATATCAG GAGGCGATACTGTCGAAAACTGTATCAAAGGAGCCATTCATGTTCAAGAGTGTATTCCGGAGAATTTGGAGTTGAAGAAAGTAGTATGGTCTGCCATTGATTCTTTCGTTTCCATTGCGAAACCAAAC GTAACACTTGCTTCTTCCACAAGCTGTATTGTTCCATCAAAATTCTCAGAAGAGCTTCAGAATAGGAGTCGTGTGTTTGTGGCGCATCCTGTGAACCCGCCGTACTATGTCCCTCTTGTTGAACTTGTGCCAGCACCTTGGACTGACCCTGATGTCATGGTCCGAGCCAGAGCTCTCATGGAGCGCATTGGGCAGTCGCCTGTAACCCTTACTAAGGAAATGCCAGGATTTGCATTAAATAGAATTCA GTATGCAATTTTAAATGAATGTTGGAATCTTGTTAATGACGGTGTTTTGACTGTGGCTGAAGTTGACACAGTTATGACTGATGGTCTTGGTCCTCGTTATGCCTTCATGGGACCCTTGGAAACAGCCCATCTCAACGCTGAAG GTATGCTTAATTATTGCGAAAGATACTCAAAAACAATACACGATGTCAGCAAGACTTTCAGTCCTGTTCCAGAGATGAGCGGACCCTCTGCTGAAGCAGTACATAAGCAACTCTCCGAAAAGGTCCCTCTAGAAAAATTAGCAGAAAGAAGACAGTGGAGGGACAAGATGCTTACCGCGTTGGCCAAGCTTAAAATGCAAATGAGGAAGAAGGAATAA